DNA sequence from the Acipenser ruthenus chromosome 8, fAciRut3.2 maternal haplotype, whole genome shotgun sequence genome:
agggtacaacagcagtgtccccacctgggattgaacccacaaccctccggtcaagagtccagagccctaaccactactccacactatctTAGTGTGTGCAGATTTGTCGTGAGTATCTTAGTGTGCAGATTTGTCGTGAGTATCTTAGTGTGTGTAGATTTGGTTCACTCCTGCAGCAAGACTGCTCATAGTCTCCCCACAATACATCAATCATTTTAGATTTCAGTAAGATTCACATGCTGAAATATGATTTTACTGTTAGGATTGGAACAGATGAAAAAGTAAGTAAACCCCTGTATGGTGTGTGGCAGTGGTGTGCTGTTCAAATGAGCCATAAAAACCACAGggtcttagaacataagaaagtttacaaacgagaggaggtcattcggcccatcttgctagtttggttgttagcagcttttGTTTAACAATGATTAAATTAACAGTCTAGTtgaaacagtttcatgaataatCAAAACAgtcattaaaaatataataacatgAGTTTAAACTCTGTGAAAATATGAGTTCAGACAAGGACTGCTTGATAATAGCACTAGGCAGTGTCTCACCATGTGGACCGCTTCCATCGAAAGACAAGTTTGTGGCTAACCTGCAGCACAGAGCATAGCTTGACACTGGGCAGAGCCATGTTGGTGTATCTGGGCTGCTTTACGCAAGACAAGGTGTGGTTGTAGCATGCAAGTTCCTGTCTGTGCTGAGGTTTGAGCTTTGGGTGGGTATGCATGTGAACACAATATAAGACATGTTTTGTTAAGCAAACAATGCAAGTGTTCAGGTATGTATTGGAACATTTAGGATAGCTTTTAGTTAAGTGCCTGGGCGTGTGTTGCTTTGTAATATTCTGTAAAATAAACTAGTTCCTTTTAACCAGCTCCTTATAAAAACTAATACACAATTAATTTAATTCCTGTCTGCTCTTCAGGTATTTACAATCTTAACAACTTCTTCTATTCTGCCCATTTAAGCCCTGAATTAAGCTCTATAGTTgacagcagggggggggggatttttagGTCATATTTTGTGAGTAAATTATACGTTAtgaccatttttaaatgtttttatttatgcaGCACAGCTGTATTGTTTAGTGTATTTTTCTAAACTtggtttacagcctggatggggttaaaatgccccatccagataaaatggGTGAGAATGCATGGTGAGcagcgagtgattattgacaaactggcatATGAAAACCCATGCCGAATGTGgttgagggataaactaggtaattaataGGCAGTTAATCCCTCgcccacaatataaaaacaagcagctttgggtGAACGGGGGTTACggtgttcagaggcagaacgagAGATTtgagataaaaataatacatctagAAAGCAATTGGTAcccgtgctggtgtaaaaccagcacagtacttgttagTTCCGTatctgttgtgtttgtctgttttggccatcgtgctgttttgtttgttcagtgttttgcttCAATCCATAATAAACCATGCATCTGCCCTTCATTCACACCTCagtgctgtgtgcgtgtgtgtgtctccttcctggtctgaagTCACTCGCAAGCCATCTTGCCAAAATTGGGTTTTGCAGCTAAGGCCTATTTTAGACAAACTGTGATCAAATCTTTGTTTTCTCTGAAGACAGAAATATATAAATTAGGGAGTGTTCCATTAAAGGCATCAGTCAGAATTCTACAATGAAGTAATAAATAAGCTTactgctgccacctgctggaatAGTAGGTGTTTTTGGGGAAATATTTTGTATTATGGTGAGCTTCCAGCTTctcacatgtttgttttttttggggtttttttacatCTTAACCTATTAAACATTCTCTTGCCTTGGTATTACACGGTATTGggaattaagatttttttttcacaacctGTTCCAGTCTAAGAGAAACCAAGTAGCCATATTAATTATACTGacggtttttttaaaaaacaaatttaaaggCACATTACATCTTATACGTGCATGCTAACTTTAACATTTTTCTGGTCTGCTATGAAGCGCTACTATCAGCCACTTTCTTCTCTACCTGTACACCTAAATATCAATTTGTAAAGAAAAATTTACTATACAAATCAATCCGAAAGGAGTGAAAATGTTAACTTTTAAAAGGCCAGAATCCTAACTGAACGGTTGACTCCCTCGTAGGTTCATCACACAGTAAAACTGTCTGAAAGCAGGGCTTAATACCAGCTAGCATACTGGTACCATAACATGTTAGTTACATTATATGTCTGTTTCTATTAAATCTTCCACCAGGTCCTGTAATTAAAATGTACTCTTTCAACAGGTTATCTCCCAGCATGGCACCTTTGCTGACTCTTCTCATGCTCCTGTGTGCCGTCAGAGGCGCTTTGCTTTATCATCCCATCTGGAAACCCATGTGGCCAGCGTCCAAAGTGCCAGTGGTATTGCCTCAGCTGACCGAAGATTTAGATGCCCCAGAGTTCACTGCTGAGGCCAAGCTTGAAGTAACATCTCCATGCGGCCCCGAATGTCACAAGAGGGCATTAGTGCCCAGCTACGAGGAGCTGAAAGAGCGCCTCTCCTATGAGACTCTGTACTTCAACGGGAGCTTGACCCAGACCAACGTTGGCATCTACGGCCTGAACGTGGCAGAGCTGGCTAGGACCCAGGAAACCAAAGGGAGGTCAAGGGCTAAGAGGCAAATATACGGCTATGACAGCAGGTTTAGCATTTTTGGGAAGGACTTCTTGTTAAACTACCCATTCTCCACCTCTGTTAAGGTCTCAACAGGTTGCACAGGGACTCTAGTGGCCGAAAGGCATGTCCTGACAGCTGCCCACTGCGTTCACGACGGGAAGAGCTATGTCAAGGGGGCCAAGAAGCTGAAGGTGGGCTTCCTGAAGCCAAGACAGAAAGAGGAGAGCAGCAACCAGACAAGGTCCCACCTCTCTGAGAAGATGAAGTTCCAGTGGATTCGGGTGAAGCGCACCCACGTCCCCAAGGGGTGGATCAAGGGAAACGCCAATGACATCGGCATGGATTATGACTATGCCTTGCTCGAGCTCAAAAAGCCCCACAAGCGACGCTACATGAAGATCGGAGTGAGTCCAACGGCTAAACAGCTGCCCGCAGGGAGGATCCATTTCTCAGGCTACGATAATGACCGCTGGGGGAATCTGGTCTACCGTTTTTGTAAGGTACAGGAAGAAACCTACGATCTCCTGTATCAACAATGCGATGCCCAGCCTGGGGCAAGCGGCTCCGGTGTCTATGTGCGCATGTGGAAGAGGGAGCACCGACGCTGGGAGCGCAGAATAATCGGCATCTTCTCAGGGCACCAGTGGGTGGAGCGTGACGGCATGCCTCAGGATTTCAATGTGGCGGTTCGCATCACCCCCCTGAAATACGCACAGATCTGTTACTGGATAAAGGGCAATTACGCGGACTGCCGGGATGGATAAAATGATATACATAAATGaaacaaatacatgaatacagctatggccaaaagttttgcatcacctagaattataggattgagacaatatatatatatatatatatatatatatatatatatatatatatatatatatatatatatatataacagaatttagatattttatttaacatcatctaatcaaataaactacaaaattatatcacaaaagtctaccagaaaccataatagtagtacagtattccatgttatattttgaaatgtcatgtttttcaattgtcagtttttcaaggtttatggaaaactacaaagcagtatgtaattcaatatgttaacgttacatttttcagtaggtttcattcgactattagttaattttatagggtgatggaaaacatttggccatagctgtacaggcataaacactaaaacaaaaaagcacttttaaaaataaaaaaaaaactaaaagaaaaggaAGGTGTTACTTCCCTAAAAAAATATGTGCACTGTGCATTGAAAAGGAAATTAACCCCTCCCTTCCAGAACTCTGCTTCAGATTGTATTACAGTTATAGGTTATGGACAGACAGCAAACAAATCAAAGGGGCTGTGGTTGGCTTGTAGAAGCCCTTTTCT
Encoded proteins:
- the LOC117406895 gene encoding serine protease 23-like, with protein sequence MAPLLTLLMLLCAVRGALLYHPIWKPMWPASKVPVVLPQLTEDLDAPEFTAEAKLEVTSPCGPECHKRALVPSYEELKERLSYETLYFNGSLTQTNVGIYGLNVAELARTQETKGRSRAKRQIYGYDSRFSIFGKDFLLNYPFSTSVKVSTGCTGTLVAERHVLTAAHCVHDGKSYVKGAKKLKVGFLKPRQKEESSNQTRSHLSEKMKFQWIRVKRTHVPKGWIKGNANDIGMDYDYALLELKKPHKRRYMKIGVSPTAKQLPAGRIHFSGYDNDRWGNLVYRFCKVQEETYDLLYQQCDAQPGASGSGVYVRMWKREHRRWERRIIGIFSGHQWVERDGMPQDFNVAVRITPLKYAQICYWIKGNYADCRDG